In a single window of the Leptospira sanjuanensis genome:
- a CDS encoding MBOAT family O-acyltransferase yields the protein MIFYGYWSPIFLLHFVGIVSLNYWVYYKYKGRYSKSLITSILILNFLNLIVFKYFYFFSNITFDLFSFDMAALLKNGLGIKTIVLPLAISFYTFQILAFQIDEYKGKVTEEVSFENFLLFILFFPQLVAGPIMRHDHFLLQINKKRRFSELANNSGMILILLGVAKKVIIADNISPVIDPLFQNPSEFNAMSSILAIYGFAIQIYCDFAGYTDIARGLSLLLGINIPANFRAPYLASSFSDFWRRWHITLSTWLRDYLYIPLGGNRVGNVKTYVNLMLTMVLGGLWHGANYTFLIWGGLHGLYLIIERRFFSERIQKLSLIPKILYSVFVFHLVCFAWIFFRSDSVAKAIAIIRNLFSTGGAELPGIHSLTNFFVLAILLHVYEYLPHFRKALKFKKRKVLIPALGMLVAVVAVTLSSKSVPFIYFQF from the coding sequence ATGATCTTTTACGGATATTGGAGTCCGATCTTTTTACTTCACTTTGTGGGGATCGTTTCTCTCAATTATTGGGTTTACTACAAATACAAAGGCCGGTATTCGAAATCTCTCATTACTTCCATTCTTATTTTAAATTTTTTGAATTTAATCGTTTTCAAGTATTTTTATTTTTTTTCCAATATAACCTTCGATCTCTTTTCTTTCGACATGGCAGCTTTACTAAAAAACGGCCTTGGAATCAAGACGATCGTGCTTCCTCTTGCGATCAGTTTTTATACGTTTCAAATCCTCGCATTCCAAATCGATGAATATAAAGGAAAGGTTACGGAAGAAGTTTCTTTTGAGAACTTTCTTTTATTTATTCTTTTCTTTCCTCAATTGGTCGCCGGGCCGATCATGCGTCACGATCATTTTTTGCTTCAGATAAACAAGAAACGCAGGTTTTCGGAATTGGCGAATAATTCCGGTATGATTTTGATTCTGTTAGGAGTGGCAAAGAAGGTAATCATAGCGGATAACATTTCGCCGGTGATCGATCCGCTTTTTCAAAATCCCTCCGAATTCAACGCAATGAGTAGCATCTTGGCGATTTACGGATTCGCGATTCAAATCTATTGCGACTTTGCTGGCTATACAGATATCGCACGCGGGTTATCTCTTCTTCTTGGGATCAATATTCCTGCAAATTTCAGAGCTCCTTACTTAGCTTCTTCTTTCAGCGATTTTTGGCGGCGTTGGCATATCACTTTATCCACTTGGTTACGGGATTACTTATACATTCCTCTCGGAGGAAATCGCGTAGGAAACGTAAAAACGTATGTCAATCTGATGCTTACCATGGTTTTGGGAGGACTTTGGCACGGAGCGAATTATACGTTCTTAATTTGGGGAGGCCTTCACGGTCTCTATCTGATCATCGAAAGGAGATTCTTTTCGGAAAGAATCCAAAAACTTTCTTTGATTCCGAAAATTCTTTATTCGGTATTTGTTTTTCATTTGGTTTGTTTCGCATGGATCTTTTTCCGTTCCGATAGCGTGGCAAAAGCGATCGCCATCATTCGGAATTTATTTTCGACGGGTGGAGCGGAATTGCCGGGCATCCACTCTCTTACTAATTTTTTCGTATTAGCGATTTTATTGCACGTGTATGAGTATCTTCCACATTTCCGAAAAGCATTGAAATTTAAAAAAAGGAAAGTTCTGATACCCGCTTTAGGTATGTTGGTGGCGGTAGTCGCGGTAACTTTGTCTTCGAAATCGGTTCCATTTATTTATTTCCAATTTTAA
- a CDS encoding DUF1574 family protein, translating into MRKYKIQFLFLLFFAFDKIVMIPAVRHSITSALPGNPYVETLEDLEPKHLDSKSGRKTLWNFGTSRSFGFYSMPVEKNTAVDPFLNSEQKKLLGEYDVFAFATVGSNPSIYFTRFSQLLDRGYTPDLVTIELSSFSFNTNSRYTQSAIVEGIPLLFTFAHFEELPGKIIYDIWVSRLFASYRYKLSLSTMKKKLFGKDQENPLLKQFGGLTTEAFMNTIEEARKEKIDRVYTEKDFNDFPENFQFANEAERYVRYDLASKVLDKEFYSNYSFNEDMILFLRNMIIKAKSKNIPVVLWIPRAHPELHKVYQKYDLDRVFSDRINVIASEYNVPLVNLDKKNSTECKYFQDISHASLRCFDEIIAKVAAANSSNQ; encoded by the coding sequence ATGAGAAAGTATAAGATTCAGTTTTTATTCCTTTTATTTTTCGCTTTCGATAAGATCGTCATGATCCCCGCGGTGAGACATTCGATTACGAGCGCTCTTCCCGGAAATCCTTATGTGGAAACGCTCGAGGATCTCGAGCCTAAACATCTGGATTCCAAAAGCGGACGGAAGACGCTTTGGAATTTCGGAACTTCGCGATCCTTCGGTTTTTATTCAATGCCCGTTGAAAAAAACACGGCGGTGGATCCTTTTTTAAATTCCGAACAGAAAAAACTACTCGGCGAGTACGACGTTTTCGCTTTTGCGACAGTCGGTTCCAATCCTTCCATATATTTTACGAGATTTTCTCAACTGTTGGATCGAGGATATACGCCTGATTTGGTAACGATCGAATTGTCTTCGTTTTCCTTTAACACGAATAGCCGGTACACGCAAAGCGCCATCGTAGAAGGAATTCCGCTTTTATTCACTTTCGCACATTTCGAGGAACTTCCCGGAAAGATCATCTACGACATTTGGGTTTCAAGACTCTTTGCTAGTTATCGTTACAAACTCTCCTTGTCCACTATGAAGAAGAAATTGTTTGGAAAGGATCAGGAGAATCCTCTGTTAAAACAATTCGGAGGATTAACGACGGAAGCCTTTATGAACACGATTGAGGAAGCCAGAAAGGAAAAAATAGATCGGGTTTACACGGAGAAGGATTTTAACGATTTTCCCGAAAATTTTCAGTTCGCGAATGAAGCCGAACGTTATGTTCGTTATGATCTTGCTTCCAAGGTTCTTGATAAAGAGTTTTACTCGAATTACTCGTTCAATGAGGATATGATATTATTCTTACGAAACATGATCATTAAGGCGAAATCAAAAAACATTCCCGTCGTTCTTTGGATTCCACGGGCTCATCCCGAGTTGCATAAGGTATATCAAAAATACGATTTAGATCGAGTTTTTAGCGATCGAATCAATGTGATCGCTTCGGAATACAATGTTCCTCTTGTGAACTTGGACAAAAAGAATTCTACGGAATGTAAATACTTCCAGGACATTAGTCACGCTTCTCTACGATGTTTCGATGAGATTATCGCTAAGGTCGCCGCGGCAAATTCATCGAATCAGTAG
- a CDS encoding LIC10421/LIC12816 family protein: MKVEILNQWEGFSLRKVVAVFIFVLVCGLVSPAFAVSEEEEERLLEKALLESAVTPGQKQAIANYLRATATAKRARASELRELAKLSRGEKFLQARVRKEKLFKMADSLDRQAERHEAALKEFQIESH, encoded by the coding sequence ATGAAGGTCGAAATTCTGAATCAATGGGAAGGATTTTCCCTGCGAAAGGTAGTTGCCGTTTTTATATTCGTTCTCGTATGCGGGTTGGTTTCTCCGGCGTTTGCGGTAAGCGAGGAGGAAGAAGAGCGTCTTCTCGAAAAAGCCCTTTTAGAGAGCGCGGTAACTCCCGGTCAAAAGCAAGCGATCGCGAATTATCTGAGAGCGACTGCGACCGCAAAACGAGCCAGAGCGAGCGAACTCAGAGAGTTGGCAAAACTTTCCCGCGGCGAAAAATTTCTCCAGGCGCGCGTACGTAAGGAAAAACTTTTCAAAATGGCCGATTCGTTGGATCGCCAAGCGGAACGCCACGAGGCCGCCCTCAAAGAATTTCAGATCGAAAGCCACTAG
- the tmk gene encoding dTMP kinase — MKIEKPVFVVFEGIDGSGKSTLCKSLTEKLVERGIPSVGFTEPTNLETGKFLRKFLRGEIELGREEQIEAFLNDREESLKQNILPSLQSGKNVLLDRYMYSTAAYQSGDDLSPEAILNKNLNRNFRTPDLLFYLDLNPATALERLSRRKEDKERFETLAQLKKIHAAYERILPKEAIRIDGERGLDEIAQECLSILLKRIEN; from the coding sequence ATGAAGATCGAAAAACCTGTGTTCGTTGTTTTTGAAGGAATCGACGGAAGCGGAAAATCCACACTTTGCAAATCATTGACCGAAAAACTCGTTGAAAGAGGAATTCCTTCCGTAGGTTTCACCGAACCGACAAACTTGGAAACGGGAAAGTTTCTTCGAAAATTCCTGCGCGGCGAAATCGAACTCGGAAGAGAAGAACAGATCGAAGCGTTCCTAAACGACAGGGAAGAATCGTTGAAACAAAACATCCTTCCTTCTTTACAATCCGGAAAGAACGTTCTGCTGGATCGTTACATGTATTCCACCGCCGCCTATCAAAGCGGAGACGACTTATCTCCCGAAGCCATTCTTAACAAAAATTTAAACCGAAACTTTCGAACGCCGGACCTTCTTTTTTATCTGGATTTGAATCCCGCGACCGCGCTGGAAAGATTGAGCCGTAGAAAAGAGGACAAGGAACGTTTTGAAACCCTCGCCCAATTGAAAAAAATTCACGCGGCTTACGAGAGAATTCTTCCTAAGGAAGCGATCCGCATCGACGGAGAACGGGGACTGGACGAGATCGCCCAGGAATGTCTTTCGATTCTCTTAAAACGAATCGAAAACTAA
- a CDS encoding trypsin-like peptidase domain-containing protein, which translates to MKHIFSILKLLSLVVVLGVLLDFCSSAAATQVQTQTQSSNGLEDPERELEREFDDLPADGKTSKHTKNGIRVHHIFEEVYPTSSPSVVSIFTEKTVKSSAIHHKGGHLSEKILVMLGSGIVYNKQGYILTNAHVIKSHDHLVVRAKTGKSYEAIVIGQDKRIDLAILQVTPDEDIVPVEKLDYYTHQRGEAAIQKYINAKIQIRKNREAAKNKNRTSA; encoded by the coding sequence ATGAAACATATATTTTCAATTCTGAAACTTCTTTCCCTCGTCGTCGTTCTCGGCGTGCTATTGGACTTTTGTTCCTCTGCCGCGGCGACGCAGGTTCAAACGCAGACACAATCTTCGAACGGTCTTGAAGATCCCGAACGGGAATTGGAACGCGAGTTCGACGATCTTCCTGCCGACGGTAAAACCTCCAAACATACCAAAAACGGAATTCGTGTGCATCATATCTTCGAAGAAGTATATCCGACTTCTTCGCCGAGTGTCGTTTCGATCTTTACCGAAAAGACGGTCAAGTCCTCCGCGATTCACCACAAGGGCGGCCATCTTTCCGAAAAGATTTTAGTGATGCTCGGCAGCGGAATCGTCTACAACAAACAAGGTTATATTCTTACCAACGCACACGTCATCAAGTCGCACGATCATCTCGTGGTTCGTGCGAAAACGGGCAAGTCTTACGAAGCGATCGTCATCGGTCAGGATAAACGAATCGATTTAGCGATTTTGCAAGTGACTCCGGACGAAGACATCGTTCCCGTCGAGAAGTTGGATTACTACACGCATCAAAGAGGCGAAGCCGCGATCCAAAAATACATCAACGCGAAGATTCAGATCCGCAAAAACCGGGAAGCCGCGAAAAATAAGA